A genomic segment from Eubalaena glacialis isolate mEubGla1 chromosome 16, mEubGla1.1.hap2.+ XY, whole genome shotgun sequence encodes:
- the LOC133076555 gene encoding G-protein coupled receptor 183, with translation MDIKMDNFTTPSAAPLGSDCDLYAHHRTARILMPLHYSIVFIIGLVGNLLALTVIIQNRKKINSTTLYSTNLVISDILFTTALPTRIAYYALGFDWRIGEALCRITALVFYINTYAGVNFMTCLSIDRFFAVVHPLRYNKMKRIEHAKCICIFVWILVFAQTLPLLLKPMSKQEAERTTCMEYPNFEETKFLPWILLGACFIGYVLPLVIILICYSQICCKLFKTAKQNPLTEKSGVNKKALNTIIFIIVVFVVCFTPYHVAIIQHMIKKLRFPDLLECSQRYSFQISLHFTVCLMNFNCCMDPFIYFFACKGYKRKVMKMLKRQVSVSISSAVKSAPEENSREMTETQMMIHSKSLNGK, from the coding sequence ATGGATATAAAAATGGACAACTTTACTACCCCCTCTGCAGCTCCTCTGGGAAGTGACTGTGACCTCTACGCCCACCACCGCACAGCCAGGATCCTCATGCCTCTGCATTACAGCATCGTCTTCATAATTGGGCTCGTGGGAAACTTGTTGGCCTTGACTGTCATtattcaaaacaggaaaaaaatcaactctaCCACTCTATATTCAACCAATTTGGTGATTTCAGACATACTTTTTACCACTGCTCTGCCTACACGGATAGCCTACTATGCACTGGGCTTTGACTGGAGAATTGGCGAGGCCTTGTGTAGGATAACTGCTCTCGTGTTTTACATCAACACGTACGCAGGTGTGAACTTCATGACCTGCCTGAGCATTGACCGGTTCTTTGCTGTGGTGCACCCCCTGCGGtacaacaagatgaaaagaattgaacaCGCAAAATGCATTTGCATATTTGTCTGGATTCTCGTATTTGCTCAAACACTCCCACTGCTCCTAAAACCTATGTCAAAGCAGGAGGCTGAAAGGACTACGTGCATGGAATATCCAAACTTTGAAGAAACCAAATTTCTTCCCTGGATTCTGCTTGGTGCATGTTTCATAGGATATGTACTTCCGCTCGTAATCATTCTTATCTGCTATTCTCAAATCTGTTGCAAGCTCTTTAAAACTGCCAAACAAAACCCATTAACTGAGAAATCTGGTGTAAACAAAAAGGCTCTCaacacaattatttttataattgttgtgTTTGTTGTCTGTTTCACACCTTATCATGTTGCAATTATTCAACACATGATTAAGAAGCTTCGTTTTCCTGATCTCCTGGAATGTAGCCAAAGATATTCATTCCAGATATCTCTGCACTTTACAGTATGCCTGATGAACTTCAATTGCTGCATGGAcccttttatatatttctttgcatGTAAAGGGTACAAGAGAAAGGTCATGAAGATGCTGAAACGTCAAGTCAGTGTATCAATTTCCAGTGCCGTGAAGTCAGCCCCTGAAGAAAACTCACGTGAAATGACGGAAACTCAAATGATGATACATTCCAAGTCTTTAAATGGAaagtaa